One segment of Thermosynechococcus sp. HN-54 DNA contains the following:
- a CDS encoding phosphate ABC transporter permease — MLIPLTQEKVRQLVPLVATGSQYRYVWGKLQDFLRRLTFSVVAVAIVAFGLNFLGDSTQLVLGLIAGLYWLWAPAVLATLRNRRHRRFPYGGFWRGRVLDVYVTEELIGKEETVDDKGQLVIIENRERCLNLEIGDKTGFETRVRAKLLRQHRGIRPGDVAEMLVLSRRPDLAEIELISEVFLPRHRLWIGTYPILQRDAFIDLSETLRRKARSKTPRRSPQPRRSSL; from the coding sequence GTGCTGATTCCCCTCACCCAAGAAAAAGTCCGTCAATTGGTGCCGCTGGTGGCCACGGGTTCCCAGTATCGCTACGTCTGGGGCAAACTTCAGGACTTTCTGCGACGCCTCACTTTCTCCGTGGTGGCGGTGGCGATTGTCGCCTTTGGTTTGAATTTTCTGGGGGATAGCACACAGCTTGTCTTGGGACTCATTGCCGGTCTCTATTGGCTCTGGGCACCGGCTGTCTTGGCTACATTGCGCAATCGTCGCCACCGGCGGTTTCCCTATGGGGGCTTTTGGCGCGGGCGCGTCTTGGATGTCTATGTTACGGAAGAGTTAATTGGCAAAGAGGAAACCGTTGACGACAAAGGGCAATTGGTGATTATTGAAAACCGTGAACGGTGTTTGAATCTAGAGATTGGTGATAAAACCGGCTTTGAAACCAGAGTACGGGCCAAGTTGTTGCGCCAACACCGCGGGATTCGCCCCGGTGATGTAGCGGAAATGCTGGTTCTCTCCCGTCGTCCTGATCTTGCAGAGATTGAACTGATTTCTGAAGTCTTCCTGCCCCGCCATCGCCTTTGGATTGGCACCTACCCGATCTTGCAGCGGGATGCCTTTATCGATCTATCGGAAACGCTGCGGCGCAAGGCGCGTTCTAAAACCCCGCGGCGATCGCCCCAACCACGACGTTCCAGCCTGTGA